The DNA sequence CCCCCATTCTTCAGCTCTAACAGCTTTATCGATCTCTCCTTTCGCCAATTCAAAGTATCCTTTTAGCTTATACGCCGTCCGTTCATTTCCGGTAGCAACGCCATCCATCGTCCGATCGCCGGAGTTTTGCTGAGGATTATCGTTCGGAGAAGAAGACGGTGGCGATGGTGTATCGGTGAACATCGAGCTTAGGGTTTCTGCTAGGTCTTTTAGAAAACTCATTTGGGAGAGAAAATTGTATTAATGGTGAATTGGAAAATTTGGTACCATTAAGGCCCTGTTTGGATGTTTGGATGAAGTAAAGTGCTTTTATTCTGAATAATCATGGAGCACGTACGGTTTTCAGAATTGCTTTTATTTTCTTGCTCgactatttgaaaaaaattaagtaatacaacaattaattaatttaacaacCAATAAATATTAAGATGGTCGAAAAAAAAAATGTGAGGTTGCATCACTTTCCTTCAATTCAATTATgaaatctcacaaaaaaatatAAGGTTGCATCACTTTACATCAATTCAATTATGAAATCTCAAATACATactctttttttctcaaattatatattgtgatttttttttaaaataattattttaaattatgacaAGACtacttatcttttcttttttattttatctgtAATGATTAATAATTATTCATGAAGATTACAAATatctcaataaaataaatatttgataaatcTAAAGAAATAAATGAGGGTAAAATAGTAGAAAATGATAACTACATACAATTTGAGATGAGAGAGtgatttaataatattatttaaataagataatcacatatcatatttttatcttaatataataatattatttaaataagatAGTCACATATCATTTTTTTTGGGTGCCCAAAAATCCCCACAATcagcagccgtgagactaatcatTTGTTCCTCGATCAGCACATTTTGCGGTAAGAAACTCGCACATATCATAttcttatattaatataataatattatttaaattagagagagaaatattcTAATTTgaaccttttatttttttaatattaaattgaGATGTACTTAGGGGAGGGACCGAGAATTATAGCCAAGTGTATCAACACAATAGATAGCGAGAAGATTATGAACCATGATGCTACATCTACTTGTTAGATTCGTCATTAATGTGGAGTTTGTATTACTCTGTCCATCACAAATTAGCTGTCcctaattttctaatttgatttcctatttaacttattcttttttattaatcaagaagagataaaaaaaaaattcatgttttattctttatattaattattttttcttcaaattaaaatgtaaatattatttaatagggaCATTATGATAAACTAGTCctgatattaattatttttcttaatgaatgtCCATTTCAATTTAGGATgagtaatttgggacggaggagTATAAGAGAAGCCCATTGGACTTTTACGGAGCTTGGCCTTCTTTCCCATTTCAAAGGAACGTCGTGTGGATTCATGCTATATCTGGATTATCAACATGTAACAAACTGTTGCATCGAGAAATTTCTACCATAAAACAGTTTTCAAATGACTATGGTTCTTGACTAGTTTGTATTAGCAATTTTCTTTTCCAACCGTGGTGTGTTAGCTGAACTATTTGACAGGTACTTACCACTTACTACCTTCCACCATCAAGTATACGATCGTTTGATATGAGGTATGAGGAATAAATAATTTTGGAATAAAGCGAAGGATTATGTTTGATATGAGGTATTAGTTACTATCGGGATCATTTATCCCATCAATTACACTGATGGAATAATTTATTCCATATACATAATTTATCTCGAAATAATTGTTTTCCAACCAAACACAATTATATGCTGAGTAAATTACCTGACAGGTTACGTTTGTGTTTTTGTTAGAGTTTTGTTAGTAAAGCTAAATTAGTGCTCATATGCATAGAGTTAACGATGGTTAATGCTGATGTGAGGACAAACAAGCAAATACAGCAGGGTATGTTGCACTTGCAGACTATACAAACCTTAAGCTACGTGTGATGATGAAACACCATATCTGATATCTATATTTAAATCCACAGGGGGCCCAACCGATAATAGTTTAATGCTTATACCAAGTGAGTAGGAGCGACTAGTGAAATGTTCTTTTGTTTATTCAAGTTTCTTTCAACCATTCATTTTCTATATGAGTAGGAGGTGGTGGAGCcagatttttcatcaaaaaataaaaaaagtagacaCATGAAGAAGCCAAAGGTTCAACAActaatgtatgaaaaaaaaaaaataactttatccATATACAAAATAGTGGCTGCCCTGACTAGTACATTGATTTTTCCTTGCTCCCACTCAAGCAAGAATCCAAACCATTGTGATTCGTTAAGTTTCTTGATTTGTCTTTGCATGTGTGTTATATAGTAATCTATATTTATGGTTGTCATTTCTCCAAATATACAccacttttgaaaaaaaaaagaatggattTTCTCTATACCATCTTCACCTGTGTAGCAATCCTCTTCTTCGTTTGTGTTGCTTCCATTTTAGTTTTAATACTAAGTATCTATGCTGGCAAGTCAATCAGAGACCCCAAATATGCACCAGTGATGGGAACCGTGTTTCATCAACTCTTGTACTTCAACAGACTCTATGATTATCAAACAGAAGTGGCTAAAAAGACCACTACATTCCGGCTTCTAGCGCCCGAGCAGAGTGAAATATATACTACTGATTCAAGAAATATTGAACACATTCTTAAGACCAACTTTGGCAAGTACTCCAAAGGCAAACGGAATCAAGAGATTTTTATGGATTTGTTTGGCGAAGGGATCTTTGCCGTAGATGGTGAGAAATGGAAGCAACAGAGAAAGCTTGCAAGTTTTGAGTTCTCAGCTAGAGTATTAAGAGACTTTAGCTGCACAGTTTTCAGAAAAGGAGCGGCCAAATTGGTCAGCAAGGTTTTTGAGTTCTCTCTTGCCAACCAAGTTTTTGATATGCAAGTAAGTCATTTAAGAACTTGGTAAAATTTCAGGATTATATCACTATCCAGTCTTTGTCACTAAACTATGCTACTGTACTTGTAGGAACTGCTAATGAGATGCTCCTTGTATTCAATATTCAAAGTTGGATTTGGAGTTGATCTGAACTGCCTGGATGGATCAGGTGGTGGTGATAGCGAATTCATCAAGGCCTTTGATGATTCAAATGAATTGACATATTGGCGTTATGTCGATCCATTCTGGAAGCTTAAGAGATACTTCAACATCGGCTCTGAATTTCTCCTGAAAAAGAACATTAAATTTATTAGAGAATTTGTTGATGAATTGATTAAAACAAGACGCAAACAGCTAGAAATGAAACAAGATTTTGTAAGTCTTAGTTATTAGAATGTTAGGAGAGCAAGAAATGATTTTTAATCTTTTGTATGTTATTTCAAAATCACTTTTGAGTCTAACATAATTATTAACCTTTTATCTGTTATGCAAGACGGATAAGGAGGACATACTGTCAAGGTTTCTGGTAGAGAGCAAGAAAGATCCAGAGAAAATGACTGATCAGTATCTCAGAGACATAATACTGAATTTCATGCTTGCTGGCAAAGATAGTACTGCTAATACTCTTTCATGGTTTTTCTATGTGCTTTGCAAGAACCCATTGATCCAAGTAAAGATTGTTGAGGAAATAAGAGAAGTCATTGGCAAAAACATGAAAGATAATGGAAGTGTGGATGATTTTGTAATAAGTATTACAGAAGAAGTCCTCGAGAAAATGCATTATCTTCATGCAACATTGACCGAGACCTTGAGACTATACCCAGCTGTCCCAGTGGTACTGCTTCTGTCCATAAAACTGCAATATATGCGTTACCAAAACCAAATAAATACTATATCGTTTCTGCTCTTTTGCATCTCTCTGTGACTATTTGTCCTGTGCGACATGTTATTTGTTCATATTCAGGATGGCAGGTGTGCGGATGCATATGATGTTCTTCCTGATGGCTTTCACATCAGTAAAGGGGATGGGGTCTATTATCTGTCCTATGCAATGGGGAGAATGCCTTACATTTGGGGGAATGATGCTGAGGATTTCCGGCCAGAAAGATGGTTGAAAGGTGGGATTTTCCAGCCAGAGTCGCCATTCAAATTTATAGCATTTCATGTAAGagaatgttttaattattttatacacTCATACTTTGCGTCTACTGATAGGTGATCACTGGGGCTATATAGGTGCTGTTAAGTATAGTTCACAAAATAGGAGATTATGCTCAAGGATGTCAAGTTTTAGCAGAGAACTGCTCAAAATCTTGCCAGGGGCTTTTGATGCTTATGTTAGTTTTTAGCCGcaaagataatatttttactttggtCTAAAGAATTTATGTATTCTTTTGGCTGTATTGTATGTAATCTACTAATCTGTAATTGGATTAGAAAACCATAAGGGATATACTGCTAAATCTGTATATATATGTTATCTTTTCTCTAACTCATTGGTTTATTTAATTTACAGGCTGGTCCAAGAATATGTCTAGGCAAAGATTTTGCTTACGGACAAATGAAGATATTATCAATGGCTCTTCTACATTTCTTCAGGTTCAAATTATCCGATGACACGAAAGAAGTAACTTATCGAACCATGTTTACACTCCATATCAATGACGGGCTTCTGGTTCATGCAGTTCCAAGAAGAGGATTAGTAGGCAATTATAAATTCGAATGATACAAAATGTCATATTTAAAGCTAATCTACAGATGTAATGACTATCATatgaactacaacttcaactaTTCACAACTTTCTTACGAGAAAGTGGATGCTAATATTTCATCAAGTTCTTGATTTCTAACTTGCTACTGGATTCCATATTCCTAACTTGGCTTTTTTTagtgaaattgaataaaaactaaatattaggagttcaaattataaaaaacTACAAAGTCCAATTTAATGCTCTTTTTCCTTGTTACTGAAACAAATAACACACAATGAGTTAAGAACTTCTGATATTTACCTAGACTACAAAATTTGATATACTAGACCAGATTATGCCCTATAAAGGTTATAATGAAGCTGATCTTGACCTGCCATCCAAGCGCAAATACCTtggatgaaaatataattaagtaattaCTGGTCTGAGGACAAACAAGCAAAAACAGCAGAGCAAGTTGCAGACTATATAAACCTTAATTACGTGTGAAGATGAAACgtcatatctatatttaaatcCACAGGGGTCCCAACCTATAATAGTATATATTAATGTATAATTTATCCTTGCTTCAAAGCAACAGTGACATGTTCTTTTGTTTATTCTACAAGTCTCTTTCAATTCAGTTTCTGTATGAATAGGACCTTGGTTTTTCCATGATCATATCGATTGTGAAAAAGTTTCTTGATTTGACTTTGCATTTGtgtgatatatagtatatacagACTATTGTTAGCTCTCCAAATATACAACCTTTCTGAAATGGAAATGGAAATGGATATTCTCTATACCATCTTCACCTGTGTAGCTATTCTCTTGTTCATTTGTGTAGCTCCTATATTAGTTTTAATAGTAAGGATCTATATTGGCAAGTCAATCAGAAACCCCAAATATGCACCAGTGGTGGGAACTGTGTTTCATCAACTCTTCTACTTCAAAACACTCTATGATTATCAAACAGAAGTGGCTAAAAAGACCCCTACTTCCCGGCTTCTGTCGCCGGAGCAAAGTGAAATATATACCACAGATTCAAGAAATATTGAACACATACTTAAGACCAACTTTGGCAAGTATTCCAAAGGAAAGCAAAATCAAGAGGTTATAGACGATTTGTTTGGCAAAGGGATTTTCGCGGTGGATGGTGAGAAATGGAAGCAACAGAGAAAGCTTTCAAGTCTTGAGTTCTCAGCTAGAGTATTGAGAGACTTTAGTTGCACAGTTTTCAGAAAAGGAGCAGCCAAATTGGTCGGCAAGGTTTTTGAGTTGTCTGTTGCCAACCATGTTTTTGATATGCAAGTAAGTCATTGAACAACTAAATAAATTTCAGGGTTATCACTAGCCAGTCTTATCACTAAAATATGCTACCATACTTGTAGGAACTGCTAATGAGATGCTCTCTGGATTCAATATTCAAAGTTGGCTTTGGAGTTGATCTGAACTGTCTAGACGGATCAAGTGGAGATGATAACGAATTCATTAAGGCTTTTGATGATTCAAATGCATTGACATATTGGCGCTATGTCGATCCATTCTGGAAGCTTAAGAGATACTTCAACATCGGCTCTGAATTTCTCCTGAAAAAGAACATCAAATTCATCGGAGAATTCGTTGATGAATTGATTAGAACAAGACGCAAACATCTAGAAATGAAACAAGATTCTGTTAAGTCTTGATCTTTTATTATTAGAATGTTTGGAGAGCTAGAAATGTAGCCTTTTCATCTTTTAACGCCTTTGAGTCTAACATAATTATTAACCTTTTATCTGTTCTGCAAGATGGATAAGGAGGACATACTCTCAAGGTTTCTGGTAGAAAGCAAAAAAGATCCAGAGAAAATGACTGATCAGTATCTCAGAGATATTATACTGAATTTCATGCTTGCTGGCAAAGATACTACTGCTAATACTCTTTCATGGTTTTTCTATGTTCTTTGCAAGAATCCCTTGATCCAAGTAAAGATTGTTCAGGAAATAAGAGAAGTTATTGGTAATAACATGAAGGATAATGGAAGTGTGGATGATTTTGTAACAAGTATTACAGAAGAAGTCCTCGAGAAAATGCATTATCTTCATGCAACATTGACAGAGACCTTGAGGCTATACCCTGCTGTCCCACTGGTACTACTTCTGTCCACAAAACTGCAATATAtgcataaccaaaaccaaataaatCTATTGTTTCTACTCTTCTATATCTATCTTGGAGTATTTATCATTTGCAATATGTTATTTGTTGATATTCAGGATGGCAGGTGTGCGGACACAGATGATGTTCTTCCTGATGGCTTTCACATCAGGAAAGGGGATGGGGTCTCCTATATGGCCTATGCAATGGGGAGAATGACTTACATTTGGGGGAATGATGCTGAGGATTTCCGACCTGATCGATGGTTGAAAGATGGGATTTTCCAGCCAGAGTCAccattcaaattcatagcatttCATGTAAGAgtatgttttaattatattatacCTTCATATGTAGTGTCTTCTGAACTGATATAGGTGATCACTAAGGATATACAGTCGCTTTTAAGTATAGTTTGAAAGTAGGGTGATTATGCTCAAGCATGTCAAGTTTTAGCAGAGAGCTGATTAAGATCTCGTCAAGGGCTTTTGATGATTATGTTAGTTTGGAACCGAGAAGATAGCAGTTTGCTTTGGTCTAAAGAACTTTTGGCCTGTATTGTATGTAATctgtgttagagtgggtaaaagtcccacattggttggggaatggactagtggtttgcttatatgaagttgggtaatcctcaccttttgagctagcttttgaggttgagttaggcccaaggtccattcttgacaTGGTATTAGAGCTAGGTCCATCCCTGTTTTGGGCTCTCGGTCCACGCGCCAGTGCCAGTGTCAGTTGGGCCTGGGCATTAATTGGGATTACAATACCATAAGCTATATAATGCTAAAGCTTCCTTGATGCAGGGGCAGCATCGTACTATCTTTTCTCTAACTCATTGTTTCATTAAATATGCAGGCTGGTCCAAGAATATGTCTAGGCAAAGATTTTGCTTACCGGCAAATGAAGATATTATCAATGGCTCTTCTACATTTCTTCAGGTTCAAATTATCCGATGATACGAGAGAAGTAACTTATAGAACCATGTTTACGCTCCAAATTAAAGAAGGGCTTCAGGTTCATGCCGTTCCAAGAAGAGGATTAGTAGAAGCATGAAATGCAGCAGGCACTTTCTAAttcaaacaatataaaaagtCATCTTTAAAGATGATCTACAGATGTAATGACTGTCTATTCCACCATATGAACTATAAGTTCAACTATTCACAACTTTCTGACAAGAAAGCGGATGCTAATATTTCATcaagttcttgatttcttcttaaAAGTAAGGAATGGCTTCATGTTAGTGAGATGTTGCACCCTGAATTCCATATTCCTAACTTGGCTTTTTTTAATGAACTTGAATAACAAACTAAAATTAGGAGTTATGACAAACTATTATCAATTTTAATGCTCTTTTTTCCTTCTTACTGAAACATGTAACACACTGAGTTATGAACTTCTGATGTTATCGAGAACACAAAATTCGATCAATTAGATCAGATTACACCCTATAAAAGTTCTCATGAGACTGATCTTGAGTCGCCATCCCAGTGCGAATACCTAGGATGAACAGATGTGGCATAGAAAAGTTGAAATTGCAGCAGCTGCCTAACTCACAAGGAACTAATATCAGCTTGAGACTTTTACCAGATGGACCATCAAACAGATGAGCTCAAGAGTTTTCAGgaaataaagaggaaaaagacAAAGGAACTAGGAGAGAGAGGgagggggagagagagagagcttGAATAAAACTTAACAATGAAACAGAGAATTGAGTAGAAGTTTCTGATACACAGAAAATTGCAATTGAATCTGCATGCGCCCTTAATCTGTGGTTCTCTATCAATCAATCAACTATGCATTAATTCCAAAATGTTACCTTGAGAAAAATCTACAACAGAAACTTCTTTCTAATGATTAAGCATGCTTCTTGATTAGTTTATGTATATTCTTGTTACTCAGGTtaattataataatcaataaagcATAGAGACTAC is a window from the Capsicum annuum cultivar UCD-10X-F1 unplaced genomic scaffold, UCD10Xv1.1 ctg3524, whole genome shotgun sequence genome containing:
- the LOC107839144 gene encoding cytochrome P450 704C1 isoform X3 → MDFLYTIFTCVAILFFVCVASILVLILSIYAGKSIRDPKYAPVMGTVFHQLLYFNRLYDYQTEVAKKTTTFRLLAPEQSEIYTTDSRNIEHILKTNFGKYSKGKRNQEIFMDLFGEGIFAVDGEKWKQQRKLASFEFSARVLRDFSCTVFRKGAAKLVSKVFEFSLANQVFDMQELLMRCSLYSIFKVGFGVDLNCLDGSGGGDSEFIKAFDDSNELTYWRYVDPFWKLKRYFNIGSEFLLKKNIKFIREFVDELIKTRRKQLEMKQDFTDKEDILSRFLVESKKDPEKMTDQYLRDIILNFMLAGKDSTANTLSWFFYVLCKNPLIQVKIVEEIREVIGKNMKDNGSVDDFVISITEEVLEKMHYLHATLTETLRLYPAVPVDGRCADAYDVLPDGFHISKGDGVYYLSYAMGRMPYIWGNDAEDFRPERWLKGWSKNMSRQRFCLRTNEDIINGSSTFLQVQIIR
- the LOC107839144 gene encoding cytochrome P450 704C1 isoform X2, which encodes MDFLYTIFTCVAILFFVCVASILVLILSIYAGKSIRDPKYAPVMGTVFHQLLYFNRLYDYQTEVAKKTTTFRLLAPEQSEIYTTDSRNIEHILKTNFGKYSKGKRNQEIFMDLFGEGIFAVDGEKWKQQRKLASFEFSARVLRDFSCTVFRKGAAKLVSKVFEFSLANQVFDMQELLMRCSLYSIFKVGFGVDLNCLDGSGGGDSEFIKAFDDSNELTYWRYVDPFWKLKRYFNIGSEFLLKKNIKFIREFVDELIKTRRKQLEMKQDFTDKEDILSRFLVESKKDPEKMTDQYLRDIILNFMLAGKDSTANTLSWFFYVLCKNPLIQVKIVEEIREVIGKNMKDNGSVDDFVISITEEVLEKMHYLHATLTETLRLYPAVPVDGRCADAYDVLPDGFHISKGDGVYYLSYAMGRMPYIWGNDAEDFRPERWLKGGIFQPESPFKFIAFHAGPRICLGKDFAYGQMKILSMALLHFFRFKLSDDTKEVTYRTMFTLHINDGLLVHAVPRRGLVGNYKFE
- the LOC107839144 gene encoding cytochrome P450 704C1 isoform X1, whose amino-acid sequence is MDFLYTIFTCVAILFFVCVASILVLILSIYAGKSIRDPKYAPVMGTVFHQLLYFNRLYDYQTEVAKKTTTFRLLAPEQSEIYTTDSRNIEHILKTNFGKYSKGKRNQEIFMDLFGEGIFAVDGEKWKQQRKLASFEFSARVLRDFSCTVFRKGAAKLVSKVFEFSLANQVFDMQELLMRCSLYSIFKVGFGVDLNCLDGSGGGDSEFIKAFDDSNELTYWRYVDPFWKLKRYFNIGSEFLLKKNIKFIREFVDELIKTRRKQLEMKQDFTDKEDILSRFLVESKKDPEKMTDQYLRDIILNFMLAGKDSTANTLSWFFYVLCKNPLIQVKIVEEIREVIGKNMKDNGSVDDFVISITEEVLEKMHYLHATLTETLRLYPAVPVDGRCADAYDVLPDGFHISKGDGVYYLSYAMGRMPYIWGNDAEDFRPERWLKGDHWGYIGAVKYSSQNRRLCSRMSSFSRELLKILPGAFDAYAGPRICLGKDFAYGQMKILSMALLHFFRFKLSDDTKEVTYRTMFTLHINDGLLVHAVPRRGLVGNYKFE
- the LOC107839146 gene encoding cytochrome P450 704C1: MEMEMDILYTIFTCVAILLFICVAPILVLIVRIYIGKSIRNPKYAPVVGTVFHQLFYFKTLYDYQTEVAKKTPTSRLLSPEQSEIYTTDSRNIEHILKTNFGKYSKGKQNQEVIDDLFGKGIFAVDGEKWKQQRKLSSLEFSARVLRDFSCTVFRKGAAKLVGKVFELSVANHVFDMQELLMRCSLDSIFKVGFGVDLNCLDGSSGDDNEFIKAFDDSNALTYWRYVDPFWKLKRYFNIGSEFLLKKNIKFIGEFVDELIRTRRKHLEMKQDSMDKEDILSRFLVESKKDPEKMTDQYLRDIILNFMLAGKDTTANTLSWFFYVLCKNPLIQVKIVQEIREVIGNNMKDNGSVDDFVTSITEEVLEKMHYLHATLTETLRLYPAVPLDGRCADTDDVLPDGFHIRKGDGVSYMAYAMGRMTYIWGNDAEDFRPDRWLKDGIFQPESPFKFIAFHAGPRICLGKDFAYRQMKILSMALLHFFRFKLSDDTREVTYRTMFTLQIKEGLQVHAVPRRGLVEA